One window from the genome of Parasteatoda tepidariorum isolate YZ-2023 chromosome 8, CAS_Ptep_4.0, whole genome shotgun sequence encodes:
- the LOC107442782 gene encoding NADH dehydrogenase [ubiquinone] iron-sulfur protein 3, mitochondrial: protein MYSSLTRFIRPLRNIRSSVLFQSKPTFATTARILQTPETSKTEHKPTIRPTNDLKTAQLSEYGIFIAECLPKYVQKVQVALGDELEIMISPEGVIPVLTFLKDHHLAQFESLVDIAGVDIPTRAYRFEVVYNLLSLRYNARIRVKTYTDELTPIDSICGIFKAANWYEREIWDMFGIYFSNHPDLRRILTDYGFEGHPFRKDFPLSGYVEVRYDDEARRVVVEPLELAQEFRKFDLVGPWEQFPAYSAEAANVQEVPLPTEPVEKK from the coding sequence atgtattCTTCTTTGACTCGATTTATTCGACCCTTGAGGAATATTCGATCTTCTGTTCTGTTCCAAAGCAAGCCAACATTTGCCACCACTGCTCGTATTCTCCAAACTCCTGAAACTTCTAAAACTGAACACAAACCTACTATTAGACCAACGAATGATTTGAAAACCGCTCAACTCAGTGAATACGGAATCTTTATAGCTGAATGTCTGCCaaaatatgtacaaaaagtacaaGTCGCTCTCGGCGATGAATTGGAAATTATGATTTCGCCTGAAGGTGTTATCCCTGTCCTAACATTTCTCAAAGATCATCACCTCGCACAGTTTGAATCCTTGGTAGATATTGCTGGTGTTGATATCCCTACTCGTGCATACAGATTTGAAGTTGTCTACAACTTGTTAAGTTTGCGTTACAATGCCAGAATTCGAGTTAAAACTTACACTGACGAACTTACACCAATTGATTCAATTTGTGGTATTTTCAAAGCAGCCAACTGGTATGAACGGGAAATTTGGGATATGTTTGGCATATATTTCAGTAATCATCCAGATTTAAGAAGAATTTTGACTGATTATGGATTTGAAGGGCACCCTTTTAGGAAAGATTTCCCTCTGAGTGGTTATGTTGAAGTTAGGTATGATGATGAAGCCAGACGTGTTGTCGTCGAACCATTAGAGTTGGCTCAAGAATTTAGGAAATTTGATTTAGTTGGACCTTGGGAACAGTTTCCTGCCTACTCAGCGGAGGCTGCTAATGTTCAAGAAGTACCATTACCCACTGAACCAGTTGAAAAAAAGTAG